Proteins encoded within one genomic window of Ovis aries strain OAR_USU_Benz2616 breed Rambouillet chromosome 1, ARS-UI_Ramb_v3.0, whole genome shotgun sequence:
- the AHSG gene encoding alpha-2-HS-glycoprotein precursor (The RefSeq protein has 1 substitution compared to this genomic sequence) — MKSFLLLFCLAQLCSCRSIPLDPIAGYKEPACDDPDTEQAALAAVDYINKHLPRGYKHTLNQIDSVKVWPRRPTGEVYDIEIDTLETTCHVLDPTPLVNCSVRQQTEHAVEGDCDIHVLKQDGQFSVLFTKCDSSPDSAEDVRKLCPDCPLLAPLNNSQVVHAAEVALATFNAQNNGSYFQLVEISRAQFVPLPGSVSVEFAVAATDCIAKEVVDPTKCNLLAEKQYGFCKGSVIQKALGGEDVTVTCTLFQTQPVIPQPQPEGAEAGAPSAVPDAAVPDAAVPAPSAAGLPVGSVVAGPSVVAVPLPLHRAHYDLRHTFSGVASVESASGEAFHVGKTPIVGQPSVPGGPVHLCPGRIRYFKI, encoded by the exons ATGAAATCCTTCCTTCTGCTCTTTTGCCTGGCTCAGCTCTGTAGCTGCCGCTCGATCCCGCTTGACCCGATTCCAGGTTATAAGGAACCGGCCTGTGATGACCCAGACACAGAGCAAGCAGCCTTGGCGGCTGTGGACTACATCAACAAGCACCTTCCTCGGGGCTACAAACACACCTTGAACCAGATTGACAGTGTGAAGGTGTGGCCGAGG CGGCCCACGGGAGAGGTATATGACATTGAGATAGATACCCTGGAAACCACCTGCCACGTACTGGACCCCACGCCCCTGGTGAACTGCAGCGTGAGGCAGCAGACGGAGCAC GCGGTGGAAGGAGACTGCGATATCCACGTGCTGAAACAAGATGGCCAGTTTTCCGTGCTGTTTACAAAATGTGATTCCAGTCCAG ATTCCGCCGAGGACGTGCGCAAGTTGTGCCCAGACTGCCCCCTGCTGGCCCCGCTCAACAACAGCCAGGTGGTGCACGCCGCAGAGGTCGCGCTGGCTACCTTCAATGCCCAGAATAACGGCTCCTACTTTCAGCTGGTGGAAATTTCTCGGGCTCAATTTGTG CCTCTTCCAGGTTCTGTCTCTGTGGAGTTTGCAGTGGCTGCTACTGACTGTATTGCTAAAGAGGTCGTAGATCCAACCAAGTGCAACCTACTGGCAGAAAAG CAATATGGCTTCTGTAAAGGCTCTGTCATTCAGAAAGCTCTTGGTGGGGAAGACGTCACAGTGACTTGCACACTGTTCCAAACGCAG CCTGTGATTCCGCAGCCCCAGCCCGAAGGCGCCGAAGCTGGGGCCCCAAGCGCTGTGCCGGACGCAGCTGTGCCTGACGCAGCTGTGCCTGCGCCTTCTGCAGCCGGCCTGCCTGTGGGCTCCGTGGTGGCGGGGCCAAGCGTGGTAGCAGTTCCCCTGCCGCTGCACCGGGCACACTACGACTTGCGCCACACCTTCTCCGGTGTGGCCTCAGTGGAGTCGGCCTCGGGAGAAGCGTTCCACGTGGGGAAAACACCCATCGTGGGGCAGCCTAGCGTTCCTGGAGGTCCAGTCCACCTTTGCCCAGGGAGAATCAGATACTTCAAGATCTAG